ATAACCTGATAAACTACAAATGCTGCAATTCCCATAGGAACAGCTGCAAAAAGAGCAGGTAAATAAGCAGTTTTCCACGGATTTTTGTAATGCAATTCTTTTTTCAATGCTCTATCATTTAAAATACACATTACCAGTGCATAAACAATCATAGCCAGCACCACATTGTAAATTCCAAAATCTGTCACAAACATCAATACCGTAACTACAACTACATCAACTACCAAAGCAATGGCTGCGTTAATCATAGGGATATTAGCCTTTCCAATTCCCTGTAATACGCCATTGGAAATGTTGGACATTCCGTTCATAATAACTGTAATTACACCAAGCATCATTAAAAAGCCTGCGGTACCGTCTGTGGACGGAAATAAAAGTGCAGTAATCGGACCTGCCAGTGCAAAAAGTCCCACACTGCATGGAATAGAAATAAACATACTAAGCCATGTTGCTTTATCAATCTTTTCCTTCGCTGTTTTTAAGTCCCCTCTGGCATACGCCCCGGAAACCTCCGGCATCATAGAAGTAGGCGCTGTGCTTGACAGGGTAAGAGGAATGTTAATAATGGTTAAAAAGAACCCACATTCCGCATAAAATCCCTCTACAATGCTTCCTTTTAAGCCCTTCAGCTCTGACACAGAGGTATAAATCATACTGTTAATATAACCGTTTACGTTATACAAAAAGGCGCTTAAAATAATCGGAGCTACAATCATCACAATGATTTTCATAACATCCTTGTAGCTTTCATCCACCGACACCTTGTCTCTTGCAATCTTTCTTTGAATAGTCTTTCTGTTTACCTGATAGACAAACAGCATAAAGATAAGCGCCGTTAAAACACCGGCTCCCGTTCCCAGAGTAGCCCCTGCCGCACTCCAGCTTCGCAGCACGTCCGGCTGTGCATCTGCAAAATGATGCACCATAAAATTTGCCATTACCAGAGCTACCACGGCTACAGCAATCTGCTCCAAAATCTGAGAAATAGATGTCGGAAGCATATTTCGATATGCCTGAAAATATCCTCGGAAAACACCCAGAATACCGGAAACAAAAATGGTCGGCGCTAAAAACTGAAGCGCAAGTCTTGCATTTGCCATTCCGTCAGGCACTAAAATCGGAGCGCCTACAATACAGATAACTGCCACAGCTCCGCCTACGATTACCGCATAAAGCAACGCTCCTTTAAAAATTCTCTGAGCATCTCGATATCTCTTAAACGCAAGTCTTTCTGCCATGATTTTTGACACAGCCTGAGGAATACTAAAGGATGCAATCATCAGAAGAATAAAATACACATTCTGTGCAAACTGAAAGCATCCAAAGCTTTCTTTTCCCATTGTGCTTGACAAAGGGCTTTTGTAAATCAGCCCGATAATCTTGGAAATCAGCGCAGCAATCATGAGAAAAGAAGCATTTTTCACTAATGTATTATCATTTTTCTTTCCCATTTCTATATCCCCTGTCTGTTTTCTATCTGCCAGTCAATAGGAGCAAGACCATTTTGCTCCAAAAATTCATTGGTTTTGCTGAAATGTCTGCACCCAAAAAATCCTCTGTATGCAGATAAGGGGCTCGGATGAGGCGCTTCCAAAATTAAATGCTTCGGATTGTTCAGCATACTGTGTTTCATCTGTGCCGGTCTTCCCCAAAGCAAAAATACAATCGGTCTGTCCTGTTCATTCAATACACGAATTGCTGCGTCAGTAAATTGCTCCCAGCCAATTCCCCTGTGAGAATTTGCCTGATGAGCCCGTACCGTCAATACCGTATTTAACATCAGCACACCTTGTCTTGCCCATTTTTCCAAATAACCGTTATCCGGTATATAACATCCGCAGTCATCATGGAGCTCCTGATAAATATTTACCAGAGACGGCGGGATTTCCACCTCCGGCTTTACAGAAAAGCAAAGCCCATGTGCCTGTCCGTCATTGTGATAGGGGTCCTGTCCTAAAATTACTACTTTTACCTCATCAAGAGGTGTAAAATGAAAGGCATTAAAAATATCATCCGGTGCAGGAAATATCTTTCTTTCCTGATACTCCTGCCCTACTTTTTGAAACAGCTCTTTATAATATTCTTTCTTAAATTCCGGCTTTAAAGCTTCCAGCCATTGTCCTTGTAAAGGCGGCATCTGTATTCCTCCTTCTTCTTTTTATCCATCTTTTTAGTTTAGCAGAATATGTCAAAAAATGCAAACACGTAACCTCTTTTTCTTCTATTCTTCCGCATCTGCACAGGATAATTCAAACCAGAATTCCACACCGTTTTCATAATTTTTCACACCGCATTTCTGGTGCATACTGTCCATAATTGCCTTTACAATGGAAAGTCCGATGCCGCTTCCTCCGTATTCTCTGGTTCTGGCTTTATCCACCTTATAAAATTTAATCCATACCTTTTCCAAATCCTCTTTTGGAATAATATCTCCGGTATTAAAGACAGATACCCTGACTACATTTCCTTCTTTCTGTGCCTTTACTTCAATTTTTCTCTCATAGTCCACATGGTTTAGAGCATTGGAAACATAATTTGTCACCACTTCTTCTACTTTAAATTCATCTCCCCAGACATAAATAGGGGCATCCTGTGAAAAAGTCAGCTCTGCTTCTTTTTGTCCTGCCAAAAGCTGTGCCGACTGAACAACGCCACGAATAACTTCTGTTAAATCAAATCTCTCCATGGAAACCTTATCATTTCCAAATTCCAACTGATTTAATGTCAGCAGTTTTTTTACCATATTGTTCATTTTTCCTGCTTCATCAATAATAACATCACAGTAAAATTCTCTGCTCTCCGCATCATCGTTGATGCACTCCTGCAAGCCTTCTGCATAACCCTGTATTAAAGCAATGGGCGTTTTCAATTCATGGGACACATTGGAAAGAAACTCTTTTCTCATCTCATCTATCTGTTCTTTTTTCTCAATGTCCTTCTGCAATTCATTATTGGCTGTTTTCAGCTCGGAAATGGTATTTTCCAGAGCCTCCGACATCTTATTCAGATTGTTTCCCAATACGCTGATTTCATCCTGTCCTGCACTGTGATATTTTGCTTCGAAATTCAGATTTGCCATTTCCTGAGAAAGAGAACTGAGCTCCTGAAGCGGTCTGGTAATATGTCTTGTCATAAACCAGATAATCACAGAGCTTACCAAAATTGTAAGAACACCGATATATAAAAAGAAAATGTTGGAAATAATCGCACTGTCTTTTAAGCTCTGGGCAGGAGTATTGATTAAAAACGGATTTCCGTTATCCAGATTCCCCATCATGTTTACAGAGTCCATAGTTTCCCTGTCATCTGTTTTCTTTTCTACTACATAATTATCGGTTGTTTCAAGAACGCTGTGCTTTCCTCTTGAAAAGCTGTCCAAAAATCCAAACTGCGCCTCTGCATAAAGCTTATCCGCATCTCTTGCATAAGCATATATCTGATTGGAGGTTTTATGGTCTACTACAATAATCGAGAGGTTTTTTTCCTCACAAAATTGCAAAAAATCCGTGTCGTATTTCAGATAAGCATAATTCTCCGTGCTGTTTACCATCTCAAAAGCTTTTTTTAAAGAGTCTGTCTTTTTGGATAAATAAAATTTTTCCAGAAACAGTGTATTTACCAAAAGCATGGCAATCAGAGAAAGACACATAATCCCGATATAGCTGACTGCCACTCGTATTTTTATGGATTTTTTCATTATGACACCTCGAATTTATAGCCCATACCCCAAATGGTTTTAATGTATTCTCCCTTTGCTCCAATTTTGCTTCTCAGTTTTTTTACATGGGTATCAATGGTTCTAGCATCTCCAAAATAATCATAATTCCACACAGAATTTAAGATTTTTTCCCTTGATAAGGCAATTCCCTGATTTTCCAAAAAATAAGTCAAAAGCTCAAATTCTTTATAGCTTAAATCCATTGTTTTTCCGTCAATGGAAGCCGTATGAGAAGTTTTGTTAATTTCAATTCCTCCCGCACTTAAAATATCATCTGAGCCAATGGCGCTTGTTCTTCTTAAAATTGCCTCTACCCTTGCAACCAAAATTTTCGGACTGAAAGGCTTGGAAATATATTCATCAACACCCAGCTCAAAGCCCAAAAGCTCATCTCTTTCATCTCCTCTGGCAGTCAGCATAATAATAGGTATCTTTGAGTCCTTTCGGATTTCTCTGCATACGCCCCAACCATCCAGCTTCGGCATCATCACATCCAGAATAA
The DNA window shown above is from Blautia hansenii DSM 20583 and carries:
- a CDS encoding polysaccharide biosynthesis protein; this translates as MGKKNDNTLVKNASFLMIAALISKIIGLIYKSPLSSTMGKESFGCFQFAQNVYFILLMIASFSIPQAVSKIMAERLAFKRYRDAQRIFKGALLYAVIVGGAVAVICIVGAPILVPDGMANARLALQFLAPTIFVSGILGVFRGYFQAYRNMLPTSISQILEQIAVAVVALVMANFMVHHFADAQPDVLRSWSAAGATLGTGAGVLTALIFMLFVYQVNRKTIQRKIARDKVSVDESYKDVMKIIVMIVAPIILSAFLYNVNGYINSMIYTSVSELKGLKGSIVEGFYAECGFFLTIINIPLTLSSTAPTSMMPEVSGAYARGDLKTAKEKIDKATWLSMFISIPCSVGLFALAGPITALLFPSTDGTAGFLMMLGVITVIMNGMSNISNGVLQGIGKANIPMINAAIALVVDVVVVTVLMFVTDFGIYNVVLAMIVYALVMCILNDRALKKELHYKNPWKTAYLPALFAAVPMGIAAFVVYQVIYMMTKALPGGNLLALIPAIGLGACIYFLLYLYFAKPGEEELAGLPGGRKLIQITRKLHIM
- the ung gene encoding uracil-DNA glycosylase — protein: MPPLQGQWLEALKPEFKKEYYKELFQKVGQEYQERKIFPAPDDIFNAFHFTPLDEVKVVILGQDPYHNDGQAHGLCFSVKPEVEIPPSLVNIYQELHDDCGCYIPDNGYLEKWARQGVLMLNTVLTVRAHQANSHRGIGWEQFTDAAIRVLNEQDRPIVFLLWGRPAQMKHSMLNNPKHLILEAPHPSPLSAYRGFFGCRHFSKTNEFLEQNGLAPIDWQIENRQGI
- a CDS encoding sensor histidine kinase, with product MKKSIKIRVAVSYIGIMCLSLIAMLLVNTLFLEKFYLSKKTDSLKKAFEMVNSTENYAYLKYDTDFLQFCEEKNLSIIVVDHKTSNQIYAYARDADKLYAEAQFGFLDSFSRGKHSVLETTDNYVVEKKTDDRETMDSVNMMGNLDNGNPFLINTPAQSLKDSAIISNIFFLYIGVLTILVSSVIIWFMTRHITRPLQELSSLSQEMANLNFEAKYHSAGQDEISVLGNNLNKMSEALENTISELKTANNELQKDIEKKEQIDEMRKEFLSNVSHELKTPIALIQGYAEGLQECINDDAESREFYCDVIIDEAGKMNNMVKKLLTLNQLEFGNDKVSMERFDLTEVIRGVVQSAQLLAGQKEAELTFSQDAPIYVWGDEFKVEEVVTNYVSNALNHVDYERKIEVKAQKEGNVVRVSVFNTGDIIPKEDLEKVWIKFYKVDKARTREYGGSGIGLSIVKAIMDSMHQKCGVKNYENGVEFWFELSCADAEE
- a CDS encoding response regulator transcription factor, translated to MDKCKVLVVDDESRMRKLVSDFLTKQGYEVLEAGDGEAALDIFYKDKDIQLIILDVMMPKLDGWGVCREIRKDSKIPIIMLTARGDERDELLGFELGVDEYISKPFSPKILVARVEAILRRTSAIGSDDILSAGGIEINKTSHTASIDGKTMDLSYKEFELLTYFLENQGIALSREKILNSVWNYDYFGDARTIDTHVKKLRSKIGAKGEYIKTIWGMGYKFEVS